In Leptospiraceae bacterium, a genomic segment contains:
- a CDS encoding SET domain-containing protein: protein MMLVESYLKESKIHGIGCFAKNKIKANEMIWIYDEKIDRRYSVKDIKNWPEVLVAYLMTYGYAEKFEGEDYLVLCGDNGKHMNHSSNPNIYDDFKINANFALRDIEADEEITCNYHAFDIYANMKLTQKV, encoded by the coding sequence ATGATGCTGGTTGAATCCTATCTGAAAGAGAGTAAGATTCATGGTATTGGTTGCTTTGCTAAAAATAAAATTAAAGCAAATGAAATGATCTGGATATACGATGAAAAAATTGACAGACGATATTCGGTTAAAGATATTAAAAATTGGCCTGAGGTTCTGGTCGCTTATTTAATGACATACGGCTATGCGGAAAAGTTTGAAGGGGAAGATTATCTTGTACTCTGCGGAGATAATGGGAAACATATGAATCATTCTTCAAACCCTAATATATATGATGATTTTAAAATAAATGCTAATTTTGCATTACGAGATATTGAAGCAGATGAAGAAATAACCTGTAACTATCATGCTTTTGATATTTATGCAAATATGAAACTAACGCAAAAAGTATAA
- a CDS encoding SET domain-containing protein-lysine N-methyltransferase: MDKQKLEDYRGFISKFNLSYFSPKLKGIIDADTGYRKIIALEPFKNNELVLMWGGQIITEEQVFEIPLKFRRYITQMSENLFQYTHADEPAEWINHSCDPNCGISGQVAVVTMRNIDIGEELCFDYAMIEDNDFLHEEFECNCKTDKCRKKFTPRDWKIPDLQRRYKGYFATHIQRKIDTGL, from the coding sequence TTGGACAAGCAAAAATTGGAAGACTATCGAGGTTTTATTTCGAAATTCAACCTTTCCTATTTTTCGCCAAAACTGAAAGGTATCATAGATGCTGATACGGGATACAGAAAAATAATAGCCCTTGAACCTTTTAAAAATAATGAATTAGTATTAATGTGGGGAGGGCAGATTATAACAGAAGAACAAGTTTTTGAAATACCATTGAAATTCCGTAGATATATTACACAGATGAGTGAGAATCTTTTTCAATATACTCATGCAGATGAACCTGCCGAATGGATAAATCATTCCTGTGATCCTAATTGCGGAATATCAGGCCAGGTAGCCGTTGTTACAATGAGAAATATAGACATCGGAGAGGAACTCTGTTTTGATTATGCGATGATAGAAGATAATGATTTTCTTCATGAAGAATTTGAATGTAATTGCAAAACCGATAAATGTCGAAAAAAGTTTACTCCCAGAGATTGGAAAATTCCCGATCTTCAAAGAAGATATAAAGGGTATTTTGCAACCCATATACAAAGAAAAATTGATACTGGATTATAA
- a CDS encoding inorganic pyrophosphatase has protein sequence MEFLPHPWHGLSPGAEAPKSLDAFIEIIPTDTVKYEIDKISGYIRVDRPQKYSSHSPTLYGFIPRTYCGPKLAAFCMQMTGKKNIVGDGDPLDICVISSSSISHGNIIIPAVPIGGFRMIDKNEADDKIIAVMKDDPVFGHITDVSECPRRLLDTLKHYFLTYKVMPEEDEEVVEITGLYGSDEAKKVIQITMQDYKDQFPV, from the coding sequence ATGGAGTTTCTTCCCCACCCCTGGCATGGACTGAGTCCCGGAGCTGAGGCACCGAAAAGTCTTGACGCCTTTATCGAAATTATTCCTACCGATACGGTAAAATACGAAATCGATAAAATTTCCGGTTATATTCGTGTGGACAGACCCCAGAAGTATTCCAGTCACTCTCCAACCCTGTACGGATTCATCCCCAGGACGTATTGCGGACCGAAATTAGCTGCTTTCTGTATGCAAATGACAGGCAAGAAAAATATAGTTGGAGATGGAGATCCTCTCGATATTTGCGTGATCAGTTCCAGTTCCATCAGCCATGGAAACATTATTATTCCGGCAGTTCCTATCGGTGGATTCCGAATGATTGACAAAAATGAAGCCGATGACAAAATTATCGCTGTAATGAAAGACGATCCGGTTTTCGGCCATATAACTGATGTTTCGGAATGCCCGAGAAGGCTTCTGGATACCTTGAAGCACTATTTTTTAACCTATAAAGTTATGCCGGAAGAAGATGAGGAAGTGGTTGAGATTACCGGGCTTTATGGTTCCGATGAAGCCAAAAAAGTAATTCAAATCACCATGCAGGACTATAAAGACCAGTTTCCTGTTTAA
- a CDS encoding TolC family protein: MINLFIRFIIFFCFTGLLYSEEDFEIPRYEELEAIESLQSQAKVESMSLAELEEYATNNNPLYLAAKKDLGIARSGVLSAAIRHNPILYFEQQFIQSKAGYSAPLIGSLGGDAGGGVESAPKISYEFDLSGIRNQNIKLARQEYKTALSNFSNFDRLFRLRLRQNYWYYLYITNLVDTQEEVYNNYIDLLKLSRFRVSKGDISQLEYDRLELEKVRIERNYRNVNILKARIARNLRVLVGIDPEGRTLKFKDKLIFRRTEELGLDLENYNIQNRPDYQAMLSETHRKRLEVELEEKKGGALPYLSVGAELRFKTGETFAGIFAQTPLKVFDRNQGGILKSKEKHRKSLLKLQSKKNEIIAEIVAAKRELLAREEILREYESMNLVEKNKQVQEKYRLAYNRGASNLVTFLEAERNYLSVQNGYNEQMYLYYNAIETYRAAIGKLGK; encoded by the coding sequence ATGATAAATCTCTTTATCCGGTTTATAATATTCTTTTGTTTTACCGGCCTTCTGTATTCAGAAGAGGATTTTGAAATCCCCCGATATGAAGAACTGGAGGCCATAGAAAGCCTGCAAAGTCAGGCTAAGGTGGAAAGTATGTCCTTAGCCGAACTGGAAGAATACGCTACCAATAACAATCCTCTGTATCTTGCAGCCAAAAAAGACCTCGGAATAGCCAGAAGCGGGGTTTTGTCAGCAGCTATTCGGCATAATCCGATTTTATATTTCGAGCAACAATTTATTCAAAGTAAAGCCGGTTATTCCGCTCCCCTTATAGGTTCTCTTGGAGGAGATGCGGGAGGAGGAGTAGAATCAGCCCCTAAAATATCCTATGAATTCGATCTTTCCGGGATACGCAATCAGAATATAAAACTAGCAAGACAGGAATACAAAACTGCCCTATCTAATTTTTCTAATTTTGATAGGCTTTTCCGTTTACGACTCAGGCAAAATTACTGGTATTATCTATATATTACAAATCTTGTAGATACTCAGGAAGAAGTTTATAATAATTATATAGATCTCCTGAAACTTTCCCGCTTTCGGGTTAGCAAAGGAGATATTTCCCAGTTGGAATATGACAGGTTGGAATTAGAGAAAGTAAGAATTGAAAGAAATTATAGAAACGTTAATATACTAAAAGCAAGGATTGCAAGAAATTTACGTGTACTAGTCGGAATAGACCCGGAAGGTAGAACTTTAAAATTTAAAGATAAACTCATATTCCGAAGAACTGAAGAATTAGGTCTGGATCTGGAAAATTATAATATCCAAAATCGTCCTGATTATCAGGCTATGCTTTCCGAAACCCACAGGAAACGATTAGAAGTTGAACTGGAAGAAAAAAAAGGAGGAGCCCTGCCCTATTTAAGCGTAGGGGCCGAGCTTCGATTTAAAACCGGGGAAACTTTTGCCGGCATTTTTGCACAAACACCTTTGAAGGTATTTGATAGAAATCAGGGTGGTATTTTAAAGTCTAAAGAAAAGCACAGAAAAAGTCTATTAAAATTACAATCCAAAAAAAATGAAATTATCGCTGAAATAGTAGCAGCTAAACGAGAACTTCTAGCTCGGGAAGAAATTCTAAGAGAATATGAAAGTATGAATCTTGTGGAAAAAAATAAACAGGTCCAGGAAAAATACCGTTTAGCCTACAACCGGGGTGCTTCCAATCTCGTAACTTTTTTAGAAGCAGAAAGAAATTATTTATCCGTACAAAACGGTTATAACGAGCAAATGTATCTATATTATAATGCTATAGAAACCTACAGGGCTGCTATAGGCAAACTTGGTAAATGA
- a CDS encoding efflux RND transporter periplasmic adaptor subunit: protein MKKELTIKLKVKWLISALVLVLSLLLVWKMLQQKKGRDLSKKEEPVKIEERKIFIPKEVLQNHTLSTTKLTERGLNEELTLPGKVSYDLENMAEVSPRISGKINHVYVKEGDTVRTGSALASITSVQVGEQAEKYLKAKARLETVKTQAERARELFQQKIISAKDYELAAMEYKTVKAEVSTGINTLMIYGFSQGEIRLLEEGKMQYKNLLIRSPLSGTVTFRSAIVGQSINPEDKLFTIANLSRLWIILDVYEKDLSSVKVGARALIYPISDTSEPVKAKVAHVGEVIDSNTHTAKIRLEVNNKNYNLKPGQSVSAKVVGLISSSGSKTIKVLPSKAVQKSEGKNLVFVKTADGAFIGKEVEIGKIVDEDIEILSGITSEDEVVVEGAFMIKSEYLK, encoded by the coding sequence ATGAAAAAAGAATTAACAATCAAACTCAAAGTCAAATGGCTGATTTCTGCTCTGGTGCTGGTCTTATCACTACTACTTGTCTGGAAAATGTTACAGCAAAAAAAAGGAAGGGATCTGAGCAAAAAAGAAGAGCCTGTTAAAATCGAAGAAAGAAAAATATTTATTCCCAAAGAGGTTTTGCAAAATCACACTCTCAGCACTACGAAACTTACAGAACGAGGTTTGAATGAAGAGCTAACTCTTCCGGGTAAGGTTTCCTATGATCTGGAAAATATGGCCGAAGTAAGCCCTCGAATCAGCGGAAAGATTAATCATGTTTATGTAAAGGAAGGTGATACTGTAAGAACAGGTTCTGCTCTTGCCAGTATTACATCCGTGCAGGTTGGAGAACAGGCAGAGAAATACTTAAAAGCCAAAGCGAGGCTGGAAACCGTTAAAACCCAGGCAGAAAGGGCCAGAGAACTCTTCCAACAGAAAATCATATCGGCAAAGGATTACGAACTGGCAGCTATGGAATATAAAACCGTAAAAGCAGAAGTAAGTACCGGGATTAATACTCTTATGATTTATGGCTTCAGTCAGGGAGAAATTCGCCTCTTAGAAGAAGGAAAAATGCAATATAAGAATTTACTTATACGTAGCCCTTTAAGCGGAACCGTTACTTTTCGCTCCGCTATCGTGGGCCAGTCGATAAACCCGGAAGACAAGTTATTTACTATCGCCAACCTATCCCGCCTTTGGATTATCCTGGATGTTTATGAGAAAGATCTTTCTTCCGTAAAAGTGGGAGCCCGGGCTTTAATATACCCGATCTCCGATACATCAGAGCCGGTAAAGGCAAAAGTCGCTCATGTGGGTGAAGTAATCGATTCAAACACGCATACAGCAAAAATTCGCTTAGAAGTAAATAACAAGAATTATAATTTGAAGCCCGGACAGTCGGTGAGTGCCAAGGTAGTTGGTTTAATTTCTTCATCCGGAAGCAAAACAATAAAAGTGCTTCCCTCAAAAGCAGTGCAAAAGAGTGAAGGAAAAAATTTAGTATTTGTAAAGACGGCAGATGGAGCCTTTATCGGTAAGGAAGTAGAAATTGGAAAAATTGTGGATGAAGACATCGAGATTTTATCCGGCATTACTTCCGAAGATGAGGTTGTTGTGGAAGGTGCATTTATGATAAAAAGTGAATATTTGAAATAA
- a CDS encoding efflux RND transporter permease subunit: MIEKLIAFSIKKRFAVVLLTVIFSLIGLYNAFQLPIDAVPDVTNVQVSVVTAAGGLSPIEIEQFITYPVETAMTGIPDVDEIRSISRTGVSSVTIVFRDHVDIWFARQLVNERLKEVKIPEGYGTPELSPVATALGDIYEFALSSDRHTAMDLRSYLDWELAKKLKSLPGVIDINIIGGEYKQYQILIDPIKLAVYKVTLSHILDVLKKSNINVGGGYIMKGTEQLVIRGEGQFKSIEEIGNTAIRTNKDGTPLLLRNLAKLQIGPSVRYGTATKDGKGEVVGCTVMMLIGENSREVVQLVKKKMEEYKKNLPKGMKLDPFYDRSEFINRALKTVFINLLEGAILVFISLIITLGTVKGGALVAMAIPVSMLVTVIFMRYLGVVGNLMSLGALDFGLLVDGSIVMLESILGGFYAKRFIYDTIKEEEKPGFTQKLITDGCTRVARAAAFSVAIIMLVYLPLMALEGVEGRMFRPMAITVAIALASALLFSLTTFPAAVSYLFEKPNFHHSKVWDWLEEKFEDTLEWVLNNRSYVVFLSAGLFFFSIILGWGMGAEFIPRIDEGEFTIDIKRLPSSSLNYSTHLNEEIEKVLIKNFPEVKGVVSRTGRGESAAEPVGTDETEIMVKLKDKSEWTSAKDNEELMQLMSEKILASVPSTYLTMSQPIEDRVNTLLAGSKADVVLKIYGDDLNILKSIGEDLSAILKPIRGSGNVRVQRVLGLPLLEIKANREKMSRYGVSSEEILNVVETLRIGVSTGKVFEGLRSYDLILRMNVDVSDLKEVENLPVMTSFGNIVPLGLVADIELNEGPAAIYRETLKRRLFVEVNIRGRDLVSYINEAKEKTKSYLETKIPEGYEVKWGGQFENFTRAKNRLGMVVPVALVIIFSMLIAAFGNINYALGVFLVIPLAISGGIISLIIRGLPFSIPAGVGFIAVSGISVLNGVVYASVLKEKLSLGMPLEEAVIKSALQSLRPILTTQIIAGIGFLPMAISSNAGAEVQRPLATVVIGGIIVVTLLSNLFLPIILEFLLQKGFTFEQKSSIQIASEPKENIAVVEKERKKKKMESSEVKKEPGEENKA, encoded by the coding sequence ATGATAGAAAAACTAATCGCTTTTTCCATAAAAAAACGTTTTGCCGTAGTTCTTTTAACCGTTATATTTTCTCTCATCGGTCTCTACAATGCCTTTCAGCTTCCTATTGATGCTGTTCCGGATGTAACAAATGTCCAGGTTTCTGTCGTTACAGCTGCGGGTGGTTTATCTCCTATCGAGATTGAACAATTCATTACCTACCCGGTTGAAACAGCGATGACGGGCATTCCCGATGTAGACGAAATTCGCTCCATTTCCCGAACCGGCGTAAGTAGCGTTACCATTGTTTTTAGAGATCATGTAGACATCTGGTTTGCGAGGCAGTTGGTAAACGAAAGATTAAAAGAAGTGAAAATACCGGAAGGATACGGAACTCCGGAGTTATCCCCGGTAGCTACAGCACTGGGGGACATCTACGAATTTGCCCTGAGTTCGGACAGGCATACAGCTATGGATTTGCGCTCTTATCTCGATTGGGAACTGGCCAAAAAATTAAAATCCTTACCCGGTGTGATTGATATTAATATTATTGGAGGAGAATATAAGCAATATCAAATTCTTATTGATCCGATAAAATTAGCGGTCTACAAAGTCACTCTTTCTCATATTTTAGATGTACTGAAAAAATCAAACATCAATGTGGGGGGAGGTTATATTATGAAAGGGACCGAACAACTTGTAATCCGCGGAGAAGGACAATTCAAGAGTATTGAAGAAATTGGTAATACAGCTATTCGTACCAATAAAGATGGTACCCCTCTTCTTTTACGAAACCTTGCAAAGCTTCAAATAGGTCCTTCGGTTCGCTACGGAACTGCGACCAAGGATGGAAAAGGGGAAGTCGTAGGCTGTACGGTAATGATGCTTATCGGAGAAAACTCGAGAGAGGTAGTGCAGCTTGTGAAAAAAAAGATGGAGGAGTATAAAAAAAATCTTCCTAAAGGAATGAAACTCGATCCATTTTATGACCGTTCTGAATTTATTAACCGTGCTTTAAAAACGGTTTTTATAAATCTATTGGAAGGGGCTATACTCGTTTTTATTTCTCTAATTATAACTCTCGGTACGGTAAAAGGAGGAGCCTTAGTAGCTATGGCAATTCCTGTATCTATGCTGGTGACTGTAATCTTCATGCGCTATCTGGGAGTTGTCGGAAATCTTATGAGTCTCGGTGCTCTGGATTTTGGTTTATTAGTAGATGGCTCCATTGTAATGCTGGAATCCATACTCGGAGGATTTTATGCCAAACGTTTTATTTATGATACAATCAAAGAAGAAGAAAAACCGGGATTTACTCAAAAGTTAATTACAGATGGCTGTACACGTGTCGCCAGGGCAGCCGCATTTTCAGTGGCTATCATTATGCTGGTATACCTGCCTCTCATGGCCTTAGAAGGTGTTGAAGGAAGAATGTTTCGACCTATGGCCATCACTGTCGCTATAGCCCTGGCTTCTGCTTTATTGTTTTCGCTAACAACTTTTCCGGCTGCTGTATCCTATTTATTTGAAAAACCTAATTTTCATCATAGCAAGGTTTGGGATTGGCTCGAAGAAAAATTCGAAGATACCCTGGAGTGGGTTTTAAATAATAGAAGTTATGTAGTGTTTTTATCTGCCGGTCTTTTTTTCTTTTCTATTATCTTGGGCTGGGGAATGGGGGCTGAATTTATTCCAAGAATTGACGAAGGAGAATTTACCATTGATATAAAAAGATTACCCTCGAGCTCCTTGAACTACTCCACTCATTTAAACGAGGAGATTGAAAAAGTTCTGATAAAGAACTTCCCGGAAGTAAAAGGAGTCGTATCCAGAACGGGCCGGGGAGAGTCAGCAGCCGAGCCCGTAGGAACCGATGAAACGGAAATTATGGTGAAGTTAAAAGACAAATCTGAATGGACTTCTGCAAAAGATAATGAAGAACTTATGCAGTTAATGAGTGAAAAAATCCTTGCCAGTGTCCCTTCCACATATCTAACCATGTCACAACCCATAGAAGACAGGGTAAATACATTATTAGCAGGATCTAAGGCAGACGTAGTCTTAAAAATCTATGGAGATGATTTAAATATATTAAAATCCATAGGAGAAGATCTTTCCGCTATATTAAAACCGATTCGCGGCAGCGGAAACGTAAGGGTACAAAGGGTACTCGGACTCCCTCTTCTTGAAATAAAAGCAAACCGAGAAAAAATGTCTCGATACGGAGTCTCTTCAGAAGAAATACTTAACGTAGTAGAAACTCTGAGAATTGGAGTTTCTACCGGAAAAGTATTTGAAGGACTCAGAAGTTACGATTTAATCCTCAGGATGAATGTAGATGTAAGTGATCTAAAAGAAGTAGAGAATTTACCCGTTATGACTTCTTTCGGAAATATCGTACCCCTGGGTCTGGTTGCAGATATTGAATTAAACGAAGGGCCGGCAGCCATATACCGGGAAACCTTGAAGCGGAGATTATTTGTAGAAGTAAATATCCGTGGAAGAGACCTGGTTTCTTATATAAACGAGGCTAAAGAAAAAACAAAGTCCTACCTTGAAACTAAAATTCCGGAAGGTTATGAAGTAAAATGGGGTGGACAGTTTGAGAATTTTACCAGGGCAAAAAATCGTCTGGGGATGGTCGTACCGGTTGCCCTGGTCATCATTTTTAGTATGCTGATTGCTGCCTTCGGAAATATTAACTACGCCTTAGGAGTATTTCTCGTAATTCCTCTGGCAATTTCAGGAGGAATTATAAGCCTTATCATTCGAGGTTTACCTTTTAGTATCCCTGCCGGTGTGGGTTTCATAGCTGTAAGCGGAATTTCAGTTTTAAATGGAGTTGTATATGCGTCTGTACTAAAAGAAAAATTGAGTCTCGGAATGCCCTTAGAAGAAGCCGTAATCAAATCAGCCTTGCAATCCTTGCGTCCTATACTAACTACCCAAATTATCGCAGGAATTGGCTTTTTACCCATGGCTATATCGAGTAACGCCGGTGCGGAAGTCCAAAGACCACTGGCGACAGTAGTGATAGGAGGAATTATTGTAGTCACCCTTCTTTCTAATTTATTTCTGCCTATTATTCTGGAATTTTTACTACAAAAAGGTTTCACTTTTGAACAAAAGAGCAGCATACAAATTGCTTCTGAACCCAAAGAAAATATAGCAGTGGTAGAAAAAGAGCGCAAGAAGAAGAAAATGGAAAGCTCTGAAGTAAAAAAGGAACCAGGAGAAGAGAATAAGGCCTAG
- a CDS encoding OmpA family protein produces MNYRFTVSGEFEFYSYMNVRLLILFISLLSWTFPIFSQEKTALPGSETSEATTESEVKKTEPAKNETGDKKTEPVSEETTDKKVEPVEEKKSQDKETSEGSEEKANESASEAESEGKPVLNEKYDWFYWRSEFRELNQKKHAVDLELYELKKKYRSLEKERKELDNRLVVVKRERSTEKLKFDEEKKVLEEKVSKTENTLKETNETHSKEKDALLKEKTALEEKSQKQVEDIKKLEEAKKTCDTEMTKLKEQIASLEKEKKGVEEKHKAELAKVQEELKKSEDKLARLKLVEEKENEFNKQVTELKVKVQEADTRNTDLEKKIEEKNQENKALNDKMVLVEQKFADFKDKQDKLKVLIEEMSADRKAKQELLDKINNRFTKLEEKLKEELALGDIRLSKTSNRLVINLSEKISFRSGSSKLRSTVKPTLDKIMEIITEFDDYVVAIEGHTDNVPVRKRKELRDNWQLSTERALSVLQYILKSNPNKYSPPKFSAAGYGEYHPVQPNDSEPNKALNRRVDIVVTYR; encoded by the coding sequence TTGAATTATAGGTTTACAGTTTCGGGGGAATTTGAATTTTATTCCTATATGAACGTACGTCTGTTAATCTTATTTATTTCCCTATTATCCTGGACTTTTCCTATTTTTTCACAGGAAAAGACGGCTCTTCCCGGTTCAGAAACCAGCGAAGCTACTACCGAGTCCGAAGTTAAAAAGACCGAACCGGCAAAAAATGAGACCGGCGACAAAAAAACGGAACCCGTCTCGGAAGAAACCACGGATAAAAAAGTAGAACCCGTCGAAGAAAAGAAGTCTCAAGACAAAGAAACTAGTGAAGGTTCTGAGGAGAAAGCAAACGAATCCGCTTCCGAGGCAGAAAGCGAAGGAAAGCCGGTATTAAACGAAAAATATGATTGGTTCTACTGGAGAAGTGAGTTTCGAGAACTGAACCAGAAAAAACATGCCGTTGATCTAGAGCTATATGAACTTAAAAAGAAGTACAGAAGCCTCGAGAAAGAAAGAAAAGAGCTGGATAATCGCCTTGTAGTGGTAAAGAGGGAAAGAAGCACCGAAAAGCTTAAGTTCGATGAAGAAAAAAAGGTTTTAGAAGAAAAAGTTTCCAAAACAGAAAACACCCTCAAGGAAACGAATGAAACCCACTCCAAGGAAAAAGATGCACTCCTCAAAGAAAAAACAGCCTTAGAAGAGAAATCCCAAAAACAGGTTGAAGACATAAAAAAACTCGAAGAAGCCAAGAAAACCTGTGATACGGAAATGACCAAACTAAAAGAGCAAATTGCTTCTTTAGAAAAAGAAAAAAAGGGAGTAGAAGAGAAGCATAAAGCAGAGCTGGCCAAAGTCCAGGAGGAGTTAAAAAAATCGGAAGATAAACTGGCAAGACTCAAGCTTGTTGAAGAAAAAGAAAATGAATTCAATAAACAGGTTACCGAACTGAAAGTGAAAGTCCAGGAAGCAGATACCAGGAATACAGATTTAGAGAAAAAGATAGAAGAAAAGAATCAAGAAAATAAAGCTCTGAATGACAAAATGGTTCTTGTAGAACAAAAATTTGCAGATTTTAAAGATAAGCAGGATAAACTCAAAGTTTTAATCGAGGAAATGTCTGCTGACAGAAAAGCCAAGCAGGAGCTTCTGGACAAGATTAATAATCGTTTCACAAAGTTAGAGGAAAAATTGAAAGAAGAACTGGCCCTGGGAGATATACGTTTGAGTAAAACATCCAACAGGCTTGTCATTAACCTGTCAGAGAAAATTTCTTTTCGTTCCGGTTCCAGCAAACTTCGTTCTACCGTAAAGCCGACCCTTGATAAAATCATGGAAATCATTACAGAATTTGATGATTATGTAGTAGCTATCGAAGGTCATACCGATAATGTTCCGGTAAGAAAAAGAAAAGAACTACGTGATAACTGGCAACTATCTACCGAAAGGGCACTTTCTGTATTGCAGTATATCCTGAAAAGTAACCCAAACAAATATAGTCCTCCTAAATTTTCAGCAGCCGGTTACGGAGAATATCATCCCGTTCAACCCAATGATTCCGAGCCAAATAAAGCTCTGAATAGAAGGGTAGATATTGTTGTTACCTACAGATAA
- a CDS encoding Rpn family recombination-promoting nuclease/putative transposase: MKQEESEKSAGLLPLHVDIVFKIFCIKNPKLLMNLLNAVLGFEKEEKIKEIKILNPEIPGDFHDEKISILDIHAVNEKKEHFNVEMQTSSQSFYGKRILYYWARLYTTQIDKGEEYGDLKPVYSISFLNFQMKQTRNFHSSFRLLEKDSPEIHLTKDLEIHIIELPRFKGNLETLETELENWVYLLREAGQLKEREMSDLKIKNPVIREAVEALQDISLDNKTRNYYEMRLKAARDYEAMKDYAYKEGRKSGFEAGIEKGIEKGIEKGREQERLIAQEEIEKTQRLASIREKRAEHKKALRTAIKMKHAGSSLDFISEMTELPEAYLEKFFMLRLRLYPATEQA, translated from the coding sequence ATGAAACAGGAAGAATCAGAAAAATCAGCGGGGCTTTTGCCTTTGCATGTGGACATAGTATTTAAGATATTTTGCATAAAAAATCCCAAGTTATTGATGAATTTACTCAATGCAGTCTTAGGCTTTGAAAAAGAAGAAAAGATTAAAGAGATAAAGATTTTGAACCCCGAAATCCCGGGAGATTTTCATGATGAAAAAATTTCCATACTGGATATACACGCGGTAAATGAAAAAAAAGAACATTTCAATGTAGAAATGCAAACCAGTTCCCAGAGCTTTTATGGAAAAAGAATCCTTTACTACTGGGCCAGGCTTTACACGACGCAGATAGATAAAGGGGAAGAATACGGTGATTTAAAGCCCGTGTATTCCATCTCGTTTTTAAACTTTCAAATGAAACAAACCAGAAATTTCCACTCCAGTTTCCGGCTACTGGAAAAAGACAGTCCTGAAATACACTTGACGAAGGACCTTGAAATTCATATAATAGAACTACCCAGGTTCAAAGGGAATCTTGAAACCCTTGAGACAGAACTGGAAAACTGGGTATACCTTTTACGAGAAGCGGGACAGCTAAAGGAAAGAGAGATGAGCGATTTAAAAATCAAAAACCCTGTAATTCGAGAGGCTGTTGAAGCTCTTCAGGATATTTCTCTGGACAACAAGACCCGGAATTACTATGAAATGCGCCTGAAAGCCGCTCGTGATTATGAGGCCATGAAAGACTATGCTTATAAAGAGGGGAGGAAGAGCGGTTTTGAAGCAGGAATAGAAAAGGGAATTGAGAAGGGAATAGAAAAAGGCAGAGAACAGGAACGCCTTATAGCTCAGGAAGAGATAGAGAAGACACAACGCCTTGCAAGTATTCGTGAAAAAAGAGCCGAGCATAAAAAAGCCCTACGAACCGCGATAAAAATGAAACACGCAGGTTCCTCTCTTGATTTCATTTCAGAAATGACCGAACTTCCGGAAGCCTATCTGGAGAAATTTTTTATGCTTCGACTCAGGCTGTATCCGGCTACTGAGCAAGCGTAG